Within the Salvia hispanica cultivar TCC Black 2014 chromosome 4, UniMelb_Shisp_WGS_1.0, whole genome shotgun sequence genome, the region TTAcattaacattatcttttttaggTAAACATTATTGATCTATTTCTTAATTGGTTAAGTAACATTATTGATCTATTTCTCTcgttataactaaataatacttagtattttaaacatatcaATTTGATGCGAATGCGACTTAAcgttcaattttattttattttctgaaaaagacttcaattttcaaatgcTTTACAATATAAGTTCACTTCACTCTATTCACCACAAGCTAGGAATCTAAAAGAGAAGGAATCTAAAAAGTTCCGTAATTTTGAATAGGAATATGGAATCTAATtgttgataaatatattttctttttttggaatatttaaGCATTTGTTTCTTTTCCATAGCTTTTTggtaaatgatttttttgtattcttttcgaagttattatttaatagttaattttcataaaaagaaaCACAGCCCCAAAAGTAAGAATAAAGTCTATCCTTGGTTTATTTTACTAACCGatgtcatttaaaaataaaatcaagcaCTGCACGTATCTTTTACATATATTGTTCCtagagaatattttaaaaagacattatatgtattatgtgacaaataaaatgaagatgattttttaatgaattatattctaagttagtgtttttttttatctactaACACTATTTCTATTTGCCTGTATCTGATTGTGatatgacaaaatatataatatctACATTTAATATCATGATTAACGAAGCCTAATTCCAAATGCGTTGATATAATCATATTAGCTGGTGTAGATCGAGTATTTTGGCATAAATTCTATATAAAGTTACTTTAACAACAtcttacttttaaataaattattatgctTAGAAAGGGAATAAAAATTCAGGTCAATTTTAACGAAAGAAAACCACTTTTAGTTACTTTAATGGGAAAGCATTTGGAACAAAACAGCGAGCCTCTTTTGGTAACAAAAGATCAAATGTAATAATCTAATTGCGATTTGCAAGCATTAAAATTTAACGAACTACTGCtccattatataaaaaaaattaacatttttgaACGATTATTGATGTTATGTTGCCTAGACAACATGGGTTGATGCACGGCAATGCTTGCTCGTGCTGACCCATGTGGTCCTCGCAACTTGTTCATACTCCATTTTCACGTCTTCTCatcttttatcaatttttaaattatgtttataCTATGAAGTAAGTGTACTTAATTTTAGTAgacatttaaataaatcaaaacaaaacgttaataatcataaatatCATGTTAATACTGAGTTTAtcgatatattttttaggacATCCTTGACATTTGTTACATAATTGTTGAATCTAtctctaaaaataataaaataactagTGAAACTATATACacttcaaaatataatatttatatatttcattaaaagtttaattgttcaaattttaattgctaactttaCATTGCTCACAAATTTCACGTGATTATACGGGTGGTGACGGTGTTTTTAGAGGCCCCATTCAATCTACGGTagatttttactatttatttacaaaatttatggtaaattttattgatgtCTCTTTACAagatatacattttttttaataaaagttatcatatccaatttattattggGTGATTtcgaatatgtgaatatataCCTAATttccacataaaataaaaaaaatgaaaacatattaattaaacaatttccatccgaaaacaaaaaaaagtggaaGCACAATAGTCAACTATGTAGATATTGTTTCATTTATAGTGCTATTtgacttttattttttgtgtcttctagtatttattttcacCTTGAGCTATACGATGAGAATGAATTAAATTGCTTCTGATCTTTCTCATAAAAAAAGGGTTGgaaaaatatgtcatttagTTATTTACGAGCGATTTACGAATCATTTAATACCTTTTTAACTAATTTGTGTTTTGTagatacaaatatatttatgaattcaTGTCCACTGCATTTACTTTAGGGATCCTACTcatagtgtattaaaatgGATGTCACCTATTACTATATGTAAACGTGTCATAAGCAATTCCTCTACATAAACTTGTAGCAAAAGGTGATGCGGTCACACCAGTCGCTCCCACACTCCGGCCCGACAGTTTGTGAGGGAGTTCAATCAGGGTACACAGCGGCCCGTTAGAGAGGTGGCCTTCAACCCACTGTCCTGACAGGAGCCCATCTCTCAAGACCTCACACTTGTGCCTGAGAGATGGAAGCTCCCATACGCCAGTAGTGGGATTCGAACCCAGCTCCTTGTAGCAATATATGCTCCCCCGAAACCAACTGCGCTAAGCTCCTGCGGACATTCCAATACATAAACTTAATATCAAACCATATGTAatgatttttgtaaataaagacaagtaattaatttggatGGTAAAGAAGGTATTTCCATCATGATACACTTGACAGGTATTAACCTTAATCATGATTATGCCAACTATACTTTCTAGCAAAATAATTGGCCTTCTAATGTGCACTGTTTGAACCTTTGAATGTTcctaaaaactgaaataattatttttttatattttgcatattggttaaatattatagtaatattttttttcccaaatacGCTTTATTCTCGGGAATTAATCCGACAAGTAAGGATTTGATGAGGTAATAACTTTTTCGTCaagttaataaatttatataaatccatTAGCTGGTCATGATTGCTAATTCGCACGGTAGATTCGGTAATAcgttaattatatttaattcattttgcTAATACTACATATTTTGATCAAGTTCATTTGTATAAATACTAATGGTTTGCATTTTCTAAAAAGGGcaaattgtaaatataaataatagaaaatcacATTTAACAGTGTCGCATGCGACGTATTTACTGGCGTCAGAAGAAATAAAGTGAGCGTATTAAATTACTGTTTATCACGGGTAATTTGAATCTAATTAGATTAGCATTAATTAATGGTGCCACCTCATTTAGTGATTTACTATAATTGTGACACGTCAGCAAATTGTCCCCACGGGTGCGGACATTTCCACCGCGCATATAAATCCACGTAAACCCTCGCTTTCATCACCaccttctcttctcttctctgcGATTTTTTCCGCTCTCTACAAATTCTAGACGAATACATTTGATTTCTCAGTTTCAGTTACATTTCTAGAAGCAAAATTTGCATACACAACGCGACTATCGAAATCTGAAATTCTAACATATCGATTCAGAGCAATTCCAGATTTTCCTATTTTTGCTTCTTCACAGGAGAATTTGTTCGGAATGCCGCCGGCGGTGGGCGTAGCAGCACCAGCAGCGCAGGGCGATCGGGCGGCCTTCAAGCCGGCGGTGGTTCAGCAGCCTCAGCAGCCGATGATGACGGCGGCGTCGGAGGCGTTCGCGAAGGACGCCATCATCGCGTGGTTCCGCGGCGAGTTTGCGGCGGCGAACGCGATCATCGACGCGCTGTGCGGGCACCTGACGCAGCTGGAGGACGCGGCGGCGTACGAATCGGCTTTCGCGGCGATTCACCAGCGGAGGCTGAATTGGATTCCGATTCTCCAGATGCAGAAGTACTTTTCCATCGCCGACGTGGCGGCGGAGCTGAAGAAGGTGGCGGAGAAGAAGAGATCGGAGGTGACGATTGGTTgtgcggcggcggcgatcgACGGGGAAGAGAAACAGAGAGACGATAATCAGGGAAATTCGTTGGTGAGTAATGAAAACGGCGGAGGTGAAGTAGTTGACGAAGATTTCTCGTCGGAGATCACAGATACAGGTAACCTTTCCGGTTCTCAGATCCAATCTCCTCGtgtctgttttttttttcttcgcAAATTCCAGATTCAATCTTATAATTTGATTCAACTcttatcaaattatcaattgATTTTGCTGTCAATTCGATTGCACAGAATAGAAATCCAATCTCACCATTCACAACTTACTTCATCGTTGTCAATTTTAATGCTAAAGTGATTTATTAGCTTAGTTATTACGAGTTGTCATTTACTAATTTAAAGCGAATTCTGTAATCTCCATAAATATACAGTACATCTTCAAAGCAGATCCTATtcataaattagtactatctGGAACCGTTTTGTACGGGGGCTAAATCGGTTGTTATTTTCCCGAGGACTGTTTAGAAAATCGAGGAAGTGATAGAGTTAGTTGAAGACTGCAGGATAGCAACCTAACAGAGTTGGTTTCAGGAACAGAAATTGATCATTAATTAAGGTCCACCTGGAGATGCGTGAGGTGCCacttacattattttttcttttgactTATTTGATGAGAGAGGGCGGCGCCAACGTTTCAGCCGGCGTGGCTGCGCCTAGTTGGTTTTGTCGCCCTGTGCTTGGCCCACCGCCCCTTCTCTTCCTTGATTCTAGGGCTCTCTCTCTGTGTCTAACTCGTGCAACTCGAGTGAGTCAACTCGCCACATGTAGAGATTAGATGCTTTCAGAGGGaatatggaatattatttGGTCCGTCAAATATGTTCCAATTGTGGCATGTTAATGGACGAGAGCAGATGTGCTACtattaaaagtttttatttcaatgAAGGAAAgtcccaaaaaaattatgcCCATTCAATATTCAGTGCTCTACAAAAGGTGCtgccttttttcttcttttctaaaatttgtctGGGCATGTTAGTGGAGCTCTCGGTACAGCAAATATGTGTCATCGTATCTTTTTGTTCTTAGCAAAATGCTCAGAATGTTTCTAAAATGAtgttatatggagtagtagtatttgttttattctatagtctatacattaaaactcaattactcCACCTTCCTTTATTtagtttgtttattttctaagtaataggagtactactaaCATGGGAAAAGAGTCCAGGGGGACATACCTTAGGAAAAggacataaaaataatcattttttttctatgtgGCAGTACAACTTTACAGTTTTTAAAAGTGCAGTTGTAATTAGTATGCACTACTCCGCAATTCGTTAGTTCCAATAGAAATGAATGCATCTTTATGAACACCGAGCGGCAGTAGCGATGGATATTGTTGGCTCCGCTCATTGCAGCGCAAGTGGGCTACAATTATGTGCTGCctaattttctcattaaagGGTCAGCTCACttttagttaatttaaaaACCCAAGATACTTTCCATATACTGTCTGGTTATCCAACAACATTAGATGCAGTAAAGATGCAATAACCatttactactaatatttattgtgtacTGCATTTCAATCGGAGTAGTTACTAACCATTTAACGAGGATTGCGTGATATATTAGTTTTGATGGCATTTTAAAACTTTGAGAGTGACATGCCTTGTCTTTCTCATGCCTGATATTTCTGCTCTTCTCATCTCTTCTTTAGCATGATACCTTAGGAGTAGTATTCAATTTGGTTATGTTACTATCTGGATTATAATGTTTCGATTTCCAGTTTTATTTTAGCTACCATTTGAAATGGCTAAGGACACTTATCATGCTCAAATACATAATTTGTAGAAACTTTAGAGATCGTTAAATTGAAGTAACATAGTGGTTACTTAAATTGAACCAAGAACATCAGAATATGAAATTGGCTTAGATTGTTTGAATGATGGAACCTCATGGTTACTCAAAGAAATTTGCATATGCATGATTGAGAAAGTGACAACTAGAATGGTGGTTGTTTCTACTTCCAGGATGGGAAGAATTACAGGAAGCTTTTATCTCTTTGAGCCCACCAGTTGTACAAGGGAATGTTTTCTTCACTTCAGTTTAATGTTGTGTTTGATTATTCCATAATCAATCCTTCTTGTGATATGAAATGCAGGGTCTCAGGAAGTGCAACCCTTCTCAGAACCTGTTGATATCTGTTCTAACCATGAACAGTGTGAGGCACGCCGTGCCCAGATCAAGATGACAAAAGGTTTTGTGGCAAAGGAACCAGTGAAAGGGCACATGGCAAGTATTTCCTCATTGCTGTTCCCAACTCTATTCTAGATGCTTCTGTGGCAAGCAGGATAACTAATGGTTTTTCACAATATGCAGGTGAATGTTGTCCGAGGTCTTAAGCTATATGATGACATATTCACTGATACTGAGCTATCTAAACTGAATGACTTTGTTAATGAACTCCGAGTTGCTGGTCAGAATGGTGAACTGTCAGGTGGATCCCGTGATTCGTGATGCTTTTATAGTTAAACTAGTTGTTTCCTTTTGGGCCGGAAGTTATGAGATTGTAAAGGGCATCTTCTATAGGTTTGCTTGAGCAGGTTTGGGcatttgtttttactttcagataaaattatttaatatggATTGCACATAATGTTTgccttttaattattttttagccAATAGATGAAGATACTGAATATTATTATCCTATACAGATAAGCTTTCCTAGACAGCTTGATTTACACATCAACTATTCTTCATCATCTACCCTGTCTTGTTTAATACAGGAGAAACCTTCATCTTATATAATCAGCAGACTAAGGGGAACAAGAGAGAGCTGATTCAGCTTGGCGTTCCCATTTTCGGACACGTTAAAGAAGATGACACAAATACATTCCAAAGAAGTATGCCAAGTCTCCttttcatatatagtacaaCTCTGTTGATACCTGTCCCAATAATAacttttttggtttgatgtTCGGTGCGTAAATCTATTTGCAGACTATATTGAGCCGATCCCAGCTCTACTCCAAGGTGTAATTAATCACTTGATTCAGTGGCGTTTGCTCCCAGATAATAGGAAACCAAACAGCTGTGTGATCAACTTCTTTGATGAGGTATTTATGCATCCTGGTTTTTGGACTCTTGATCAACAGTGCaattatatttgtgattgtaTTGTTTTATAGGGGGAATACTCTC harbors:
- the LOC125222387 gene encoding RNA demethylase ALKBH10B-like: MPPAVGVAAPAAQGDRAAFKPAVVQQPQQPMMTAASEAFAKDAIIAWFRGEFAAANAIIDALCGHLTQLEDAAAYESAFAAIHQRRLNWIPILQMQKYFSIADVAAELKKVAEKKRSEVTIGCAAAAIDGEEKQRDDNQGNSLVSNENGGGEVVDEDFSSEITDTGSQEVQPFSEPVDICSNHEQCEARRAQIKMTKGFVAKEPVKGHMVNVVRGLKLYDDIFTDTELSKLNDFVNELRVAGQNGELSGETFILYNQQTKGNKRELIQLGVPIFGHVKEDDTNTFQRNYIEPIPALLQGVINHLIQWRLLPDNRKPNSCVINFFDEGEYSQPFLKPPHLEQPLSTLLLSESTMAFGRMLVNDGEGNYRGPLMLSLKEGSVLVMRGNSSDTARHVMCSSPIKRVSITFFRVRAEVESHASSEMTTSSKAMTLWQPGVPMPNSYGPVNMMPKWGLIRSPMVVLAAAPMRPVIVNPRKIQRGGTGVFLPWNGSSRKHAKHLPPRAQRGRFLSLPPPADANKPEN